One Phaseolus vulgaris cultivar G19833 chromosome 4, P. vulgaris v2.0, whole genome shotgun sequence DNA window includes the following coding sequences:
- the LOC137837696 gene encoding peroxidase 66-like has translation MALLPYSKCIFLYVIIFLFFTLSSMSQAELDAHYYDKTCPQAEKIISDTVLSASKFDPKVPARILRMFFHDCFIRGCDASILLDSTPKNLAEKDAPPNLSVHSFYVIDEAKTKLEKACPHTVSCADIISIAARDVVALSGGPSWSVLKGRKDGRVSKASETVNLPAPTLNVSQLIQSFAKRGLGVKDMVTLSGGHTLGFSHCSSFQARVHNFSLLHDIDPSLNTEFALDLKGKCPKLNTNPSAGHFLDSTSSVFDNDYYRQLLVGKGLFSSDQSLVGDQRTRWIVEAFAKDQGLFFTEFVASMLKLGNVGVSQNGEVRLNCKVVN, from the exons ATGGCACTTTTGCCATATTCAAAATGCATTTTTCTTTATGTAAtcatttttctcttcttcacATTATCATCAATGTCTCAAGCAGAGCTTGATGCTCATTACTATGATAAAACATGTCCACAAGCAGAGAAAATCATTTCAGACACTGTTCTCAGTGCTTCCAAATTTGACCCAAAAGTCCCAGCTCGGATCTTGAGGATGTTCTTCCATGACTGTTTCATAAGG GGTTGTGATGCATCAATATTGCTGGACTCAACTCCCAAAAACCTGGCTGAGAAAGATGCTCCACCAAATCTCTCTGTTCATTCATTCTATGTTATTGATGAAGCCAAGACCAAGCTTGAGAAAGCTTGTCCACACACTGTTTCTTGTGCTGATATAATCTCCATTGCTGCTAGAGATGTGGTAGCACTG TCTGGAGGACCATCTTGGAGTGTGCTAAAGGGAAGAAAAGATGGAAGGGTGTCCAAGGCATCAGAAACAGTCAACTTGCCTGCTCCAACCTTAAATGTGAGCCAACTCATTCAGAGTTTTGCAAAGAGAGGTTTAGGGGTCAAAGATATGGTGACTCTCTCTGGTGGCCACACCCTTGGCTTCTCACACTGTTCTTCGTTCCAAGCTAGAGTTCATAACTTCAGTTTGTTACATGACATTGACCCCAGTTTGAACACTGAGTTTGCActagacctaaaaggaaagtgTCCAAAACTAAACACCAACCCCAGTGCTGGACACTTCCTGGACTCAACATCATCAGTGTTTGACAATGATTACTACAGACAGTTGCTGGTGGGAAAGGGTTTGTTCTCATCAGATCAGTCACTTGTTGGGGATCAAAGAACTAGGTGGATTGTGGAAGCATTTGCCAAAGATCAGGGCTTGTTCTTCACAGAGTTTGTGGCTTCAATGTTGAAGCTTGGTAATGTGGGGGTCTCTCAAAATGGGGAAGTGAGACTTAATTGCAAGGTTGTGAATTGA
- the LOC137837695 gene encoding hydroxymethylglutaryl-CoA synthase-like → MASSHPTNVGILAMDIYFPPSCVTQEALEGHDGVSKGKYTIGLGQDCMAFCSEVEDVISMSLTVVASLLEKFNVDPKQIGRLEVGSETVIDKSKSIKTFLMQVFEASGNTDIEGVDSTNACYGGTAALFNCVNWVESSSWDGRYGLVVCTDSAVYAEGPARPTGGAAAIAMLVGPDAPIAFESKLRGSHMSHAYDFYKPNLASEYPVVDGKLSQTCYLMALDSCYRIFCEKFEKLEGRPFSISDSDYFVFHSPYNKLVQKSFGRLYFNDFMRNLSFVDEAARETLAPYASLSSDESYQSRDLEKANQQAAKHVYDAKVQPSTLIPKQVGNMYTASLYAAFASLLHNKNTSLVGKRVVMFSYGSGLTATMFSVHLQEGQHPFNLSNIVTVMNVSDKLKQRLEIPPEKFVETLKIMEHRYGGKDFVTSKDCSYLPPGTFYLTNVDSMYRRYYAKKDKVIG, encoded by the exons ATGGCCTCTTCACACCCTACCAATGTGGGAATCCTTGCCATGGACATCTACTTCCCTCCCAGCTGCGTCACCCAG GAAGCTTTGGAGGGTCATGATGGGGTGAGCAAAGGGAAATACACTATTGGGCTTGGACAGGATTGCATGGCCTTCTGCTCTGAGGTTGAAGATGTTATCTCAATGAG CTTGACAGTAGTTGCTTCACTTCTTGAAAAATTTAATGTTGATCCAAAGCAGATTGGACGCTTGGAGGTTGGGAGTGAAACTGTCATTGATAAAAGCAAATCCATTAAGACCTTTCTGATGCAAGTTTTTGAG GCGAGTGGTAATACTGACATCGAAGGTGTTGATTCAACCAATGCGTGCTATGGAGGAACAGCGGCTTTGTTCAACTGTGTGAATTGGGTGGAGAGTAGTTCATGGGATGGACGTTATGGACTTGTTGTATGTACAGACAGTGCG GTATATGCAGAAGGACCTGCCCGTCCCACTGGAGGAGCAGCTGCAATTGCCATGCTTGTAGGGCCAGATGCTCCTATTGCTTTTGAAAGCAAACTCAGAGGCAGTCACATGTCTCATGCATATGATTTTTACAAGCCAAATCTTGCTAGTGAATATCCA GTTGTTGATGGAAAACTCTCACAGACCTGTTATCTCATGGCCCTTGATTCCTGTTATCGGATTTTTTGTGAGAA ATTTGAAAAATTGGAGGGGAGGCCTTTTTCAATATCAGATTCTGATTATTTTGTGTTTCATTCTCCATATAACAAG CTTGTGCAGAAAAGTTTTGGCCGGCTATACTTTAATGACTTCATGAGAAATCTCAG TTTCGTTGATGAAGCTGCCAGGGAAACCCTTGCACCATATGCTTCCTTATCTAGTGATGAGAGTTATCAAAGTCGTGATCTTGAAAAG GCAAACCAGCAAGCTGCCAAACATGTATATGATGCAAAAGTGCAGCCCAGCACACTAATCCCAAAGCAAGTTGGTAACATGTACACTGCATCTCTTTATGCAGCATTTGCATCTCTTCTTCATAATAAAAACACTTCATTG GTGGGTAAACGGGTGGTTATGTTTTCATATGGAAGTGGTTTAACAGCTACAATGTTCTCTGTCCACCTTCAAGAAGGTCAGCATCCGTTTAACTTGTCAAACATTGTAACCGTGATGAATGTTTCGGACAAGTTGAAGCAGAGACTTGAG ATTCCTCCTGAAAAGTTTGTTGAAACATTGAAGATCATGGAGCACCGTTATGGGGGTAAGGACTTTGTGACAAGCAAGGACTGCAGCTACTTGCCTCCAGGCACCTTCTATCTCACCAATGTTGATTCTATGTACAGGAGATATTATGCCAAGAAGGACAAGGTGATTGGTTAG